DNA from Methanooceanicella nereidis:
CGTTCATCCTGGTGCCTCCCGGAAAAGCGGGCGCAGGGGACAGAATAGGCGGATGGGATGAAAAAAGTCCCGGCTACATTTCAGCCGGCTAGGGACGGCAACATGGCGAAATATATCAAAGCAGCGGCCATCCTGGTGTTCGGATCGCTTTTATGCATATTATGCTGTCAGGCCGGGGCCGCCTCCATCAAGGCATATTGCGACGGGACCGAGGCCACGGTGGATAATATCAGTATTGTTACAGGACAGAGATTTACCGTAGATGTTCATATCACGGTCTCGAGTGATGCGACTATCTACCTGATGCTCTATGAGCCGGGCTACATAGACGCTTATAGGCGTGTCAGCGGAGATAAGACAGGCGCAGTTATCGTCTCAAAGTCCGGAGGAGGGGTCACGTCCCGCTACAGGTGGACTCTAGCCCCGAGCGGCAAGTGGACTAATGGGACTGCGCCTGTGAATGTGGCATACAAAATACTTGAGGACAGGGACGGGAGCCTTACAAAAAAGCTGACATATGGCGACTTTACCGTTGTGAACTATTATATTACCGGCGATAGTGGCAATAATATCGAAATAGCCGCAGTGCTGGCGGCAATCTGTATAGCCATAATGGCGGTATGCCTGAGGTTGTTGCTTCTGGCCTAGCGCTTTGCCAGGTCATAAAAATATTTTATCTTAGAGCTGTGCTCGATCATCGCCGTAGTGTTAAAACAGTCCCTCAGGTCGGGACCTATGGCGAAAGACCCGTGTCCCCTGTTAACTACGCCTTTTACTTTGTGAGACGCGAATATGCCGGTTAAAGCGTCATACAGCTCTTTTGACCCGGACTCGCCGTCCACGATAGGTATGGTGTTTAGGAAGGGGAGCCCTTCGCTATCCAGCGGCCTGATCTCGCTCTCGCATAAAAGCGACTCGATTATGGCGAACTGCGGGTGAGCGTGGATAATTGCCCGGGCGTCGGTCGCCAGGTATATCGCCTGATGGCTGGTGGTCTCCGATGACGCTTCAGGAGGTATCCTTGAGGATGCAATGCTGACCTCTATCACGTCCTCTGGCCCCTCGATCTCGTCTAAAAATACTCCGGTCTTTTTGATCATCAAGCCCTTTTCAGTGCGAACGCTTATGTTGCCAAACCTGGATGCCACAAGGTTATTCTGTGCCAGTTTTTTCCCCCAGTAAGAGATCTCTTGCCACATCATATCCCCATAAAGCACGCATAATATTATAATTATGCGGTCTTAATGTATTATGGAAGGGGATAGTATATGCGGTATTCCAGTGGAAACAAGGGGGTTGTGCGGGCATCATGGTCTCACATTTAAAAGCATGGAAAGATGAGTATACTCGAGCCACATGGCGCGGGCCATATAACATCGACCATATGAAAAAATATCTGGCCGGAGGCGCAAAAATACTGGACATCGGATGCGGCAACGGCAAGCTATTGATACCCCTTGTTAGGGCAGGGTTCAACGTCATAGGTATAGACCTTAGCAGGGCAGGCCTGTTAACTATCCAGCATCCGGGGTGCCTCATTCAGGGTGATGCGATAAACCTTCCTTTTAAGGATGAGGCTTTTGACGCGGTAGTATGCTATGACCTTATCCAGCATCTGCTTGAAGAGGAACGCGATCGGGCCATAAGGGAGATCCGAAGAGTGCTGGTGCCTGAAGGCACGCTTTTTTTGGAAGTGTTCGGAAATAAGGATATGAGATATGGCGGCACTCTTGTCGAGCCGGACACGTTCAGGAGGCAGACCGGCATTATATACCACTACTTTAGCGAGGAAGAGATCAAGTCCGCCCTTAAAGATTTCACGATATTAAGTTTGGAAAGCATCACCACTGTCAAGATGTTCCACGGGGAGAACTTTACCCGCCACAGGATCACTGCCATAGCTCAAAAATAGGCCCAAAATTTTTGTAGTGCAACCATTAGTTTACGATATTACAGTAATTATAATATTCTTGAGCGCATGCTAGATTATTTTAAATATGAGGCGGACTAATGGTATGTAGCTATGAGCAGTAGAGGGTGACCCCGGAAAATGGACATTATGGACAGCTTATATGGCTTTTTCGGCACTTCTGACGTGAAGATCGTTGCAGCGGATATTTTAGTGGCGGTCGTGCTTGCCGTTTCTATAACTTATCTTGTCCTGGAGGTTTTAAGGATCATTTCTGAATATACCAGAAAAGAAGAACTTGTCGAAGAAACGATAGAGAATGCGCCTGTAGCCGAATCACTTCCGGAGAAAGTAGAGGTCATCAGCCCCCCGGAAAAGCCGGTCGTATCCATAAGGCCTGTCATAGAGGTCCTTAAAGGCACTCTTCAGGAAAGCACTAAGGCCATAGTGGATAAATATGAGCTTGAATCCCTTACGATAGCATCTTACGACGGGCTTCCCATCACGTCGACAGCCGGGACCCCCGACGAAGAAGCTGCGATCTATACGAATAAGTATAATGAGATCAAGAAGACACAAAATTCGTACTTTTTCATAGAAGAAGAGAACATACACCTTTATGAGTTTGAGAGCGGCTCGTCGAAACTGGTCGGGGTCGCAAAGAAGAAGGGAAAGATGTCTCCAGAGGAAATAAAGGGGTTAAAAGAGGATACTAAAAAGATCATTGATAACTTTGCCACTGTAAACAAAAAGAGCACGATATAAGGGAATAAATAATTATTTTTTTATAGTTAACGATCTTTGACGCCTCCGCGTTTTAATGAGCACCGTATTATGCCTTTTTTATTGATATCCGATAGGCCGGCAGATACTAAAAAACACAAAGTTACATCCAAAAAATGCCGAAATTAGATGCTCTTTGAGCCTTTATCATGACAAGGATATTATACTGTCAGGTGAATCTGACATATGTAATCGTCAGGAAACGGAGAACGGATAATGGATACATCACGTATCGACACGATAACCTTTGACCTCTGGAATACACTCATATCGCATGACGAGCTTTACGATGAAAGCATTCGCCGGGCGAGGACAGAAGGCATTATGGAGGCCCTTAAGGATAAGGGCATCATCGTCGGGATGGAGGACCTTGAAAGAGCTCATGAGCTTTCGGGACAAAAATTACTGGAGAAATGGTCCGATGACATAGACGTGGATGTCGATGGACAGCTCGAGATATTTCTTAGATGCCTGAACGTCGACCCGTCCCCTGATAATATGATGGCGATCGAAAGCCCGTATACGGACGCAGTGTTAAAAGTAAATCCATACCTCGTGGATGGAGCCGTTGAGGCTGTGTGCGATATGAAAGAAAGAGGGTACAGGATAGCGCTCATATCAAATACAGGGCGCACCCCTGGAAAAGCCATGAGGAAGGTCATGAAAAATTTCGGCCTGCTGGATCTCTTCGATGTTACAGTTTTCTCAAATGAGGCGGGCTATCAAAAGCCACATAAAAAGATCTTTGAGATGACCCTGGAGATGATAGGCTCCTTACCGTCGAAGGCCGTACATATCGGAGACCATAGCGTGCTCGATGTGCTGGGAGCGAGACGTATGGGCATGAAGTCGGTCAGGGTCATGAAGCATGCCAAAAAGGACGACGGCTATCACG
Protein-coding regions in this window:
- a CDS encoding sarcinarray family MAST domain-containing protein, yielding MKKVPATFQPARDGNMAKYIKAAAILVFGSLLCILCCQAGAASIKAYCDGTEATVDNISIVTGQRFTVDVHITVSSDATIYLMLYEPGYIDAYRRVSGDKTGAVIVSKSGGGVTSRYRWTLAPSGKWTNGTAPVNVAYKILEDRDGSLTKKLTYGDFTVVNYYITGDSGNNIEIAAVLAAICIAIMAVCLRLLLLA
- a CDS encoding aldolase, which encodes MMWQEISYWGKKLAQNNLVASRFGNISVRTEKGLMIKKTGVFLDEIEGPEDVIEVSIASSRIPPEASSETTSHQAIYLATDARAIIHAHPQFAIIESLLCESEIRPLDSEGLPFLNTIPIVDGESGSKELYDALTGIFASHKVKGVVNRGHGSFAIGPDLRDCFNTTAMIEHSSKIKYFYDLAKR
- a CDS encoding class I SAM-dependent methyltransferase, which gives rise to MVSHLKAWKDEYTRATWRGPYNIDHMKKYLAGGAKILDIGCGNGKLLIPLVRAGFNVIGIDLSRAGLLTIQHPGCLIQGDAINLPFKDEAFDAVVCYDLIQHLLEEERDRAIREIRRVLVPEGTLFLEVFGNKDMRYGGTLVEPDTFRRQTGIIYHYFSEEEIKSALKDFTILSLESITTVKMFHGENFTRHRITAIAQK
- a CDS encoding HAD family hydrolase, giving the protein MDTSRIDTITFDLWNTLISHDELYDESIRRARTEGIMEALKDKGIIVGMEDLERAHELSGQKLLEKWSDDIDVDVDGQLEIFLRCLNVDPSPDNMMAIESPYTDAVLKVNPYLVDGAVEAVCDMKERGYRIALISNTGRTPGKAMRKVMKNFGLLDLFDVTVFSNEAGYQKPHKKIFEMTLEMIGSLPSKAVHIGDHSVLDVLGARRMGMKSVRVMKHAKKDDGYHEPDIYIDDITGLPEAITKLEK